A portion of the Chondrinema litorale genome contains these proteins:
- a CDS encoding exo-alpha-sialidase, whose protein sequence is MKKFLIISVLALALFSCNKENKMSKGKETQINLIEVPINTVSSQTPNFFSNNENLYLSWIETESTENSETNFLKFALLKNNRWQNPQTISKGNNWFVNWADFPTLAVSPDGWMASHWLAKSNEGTYDYNVNISVSDSGGVNWKTPFIPHIDTLPAEYGFVSMMPQKDKMMAVWLDGRFTKDDSVANGGAMTLRTAAFDSTGTISDEMLLDDRICDCCQTDLTQSDLGTFVVYRDRTENEIRDIYFMKKTGRKWSKPKAVFTDKWKISGCPVNGPAIASLNKSVAVSWFSAPEGEAKVKVAFFNEKGNAFEPPFIISEHQPLGRVDVVLVNENTAWVSWLETKGDNASIKLAEVDRENGVLWQTDLIDTSAARSSGFPIMEKLGNNIWFTWTKVESPDIKKITTGYISLDNEI, encoded by the coding sequence ATGAAGAAATTTCTAATTATATCAGTTCTGGCTTTAGCGCTATTCAGTTGTAATAAAGAAAACAAGATGAGTAAAGGAAAAGAGACACAAATCAATTTAATTGAAGTGCCTATAAATACTGTTTCTTCTCAAACTCCTAATTTCTTTAGCAATAATGAAAACCTATACCTAAGCTGGATTGAAACAGAATCTACTGAAAATAGTGAAACCAATTTTCTCAAGTTTGCCCTACTCAAAAATAACCGTTGGCAAAATCCGCAAACCATTTCTAAAGGAAACAACTGGTTTGTAAACTGGGCAGATTTCCCCACATTGGCTGTAAGTCCAGATGGATGGATGGCTTCGCACTGGTTAGCTAAAAGCAACGAAGGTACCTACGATTATAATGTAAACATTAGTGTTTCAGATTCTGGTGGGGTGAACTGGAAAACACCTTTTATACCACATATTGATACATTGCCAGCAGAATATGGCTTTGTAAGTATGATGCCTCAAAAAGATAAAATGATGGCTGTTTGGCTCGATGGCCGCTTTACCAAAGATGACTCTGTAGCTAACGGTGGCGCCATGACATTACGAACTGCGGCTTTCGATAGCACAGGTACAATTTCAGACGAAATGCTGCTAGATGATCGTATCTGCGATTGCTGCCAGACTGATCTAACACAAAGTGATTTAGGAACATTTGTGGTTTATAGAGACAGAACAGAAAACGAGATTAGAGACATCTATTTTATGAAAAAAACAGGCAGAAAATGGTCTAAACCCAAAGCTGTTTTTACAGATAAATGGAAGATTAGTGGATGTCCTGTAAATGGTCCTGCTATAGCATCTCTCAACAAATCTGTTGCGGTAAGCTGGTTTAGTGCACCTGAAGGTGAGGCTAAGGTAAAAGTGGCTTTCTTCAACGAAAAAGGCAATGCGTTTGAACCTCCTTTTATCATTAGCGAGCACCAACCACTTGGCAGAGTAGATGTAGTGTTAGTGAATGAAAATACAGCTTGGGTAAGCTGGCTAGAAACTAAAGGAGACAATGCATCCATTAAGCTTGCAGAAGTAGACAGAGAAAATGGCGTGCTTTGGCAAACAGACTTGATAGACACTTCAGCAGCTCGCTCATCTGGTTTTCCGATAATGGAAAAGCTAGGCAACAATATTTGGTTTACTTGGACTAAAGTTGAAAGCCCTGATATAAAAAAAATAACAACAGGCTACATCAGTCTGGATAATGAGATTTGA
- a CDS encoding TolC family protein translates to MRYRSSVICLLLFACIQSSLMAQDVKLENYLRQAADNHPALQAGYKRWQASLERVPQAAALPDPSVSLGYFILPVETRLGPQRVKLSVNQQFPWFGTLKARKDLASQQAALEYAKFESLKNDLFFDVRKLYYEIYGISQQISLRKNMLEIQKSMENIALEAYKNDLQNLSEVLKLQMDIRENETAIQNLKADLSSNYILLSEKTGQRPSQNQQIQLSVADTLQTSPLLFTLEVLQGSARNSNPKAFAMLQDVSVEDKAFSVAKQDSKAKIGTGLDYGILGQRTDANPENNGRDILMPMVSVSIPIFNKEKYQAQQQEVVLKKESKQSDYEAFINQLEAEIAKAWTEYKNADRNLKLIQEQQETLSQIERLTTSRYSNTEAGYNEILTVKLAKIKLDLDKAKLSVQLAVAKAKLQQLCGIERL, encoded by the coding sequence ATGAGATATAGAAGCTCAGTTATTTGTTTGTTGCTATTTGCTTGCATTCAATCAAGTTTAATGGCGCAAGATGTAAAACTTGAAAACTATCTCCGACAAGCAGCAGATAATCATCCGGCTTTACAAGCGGGTTATAAAAGATGGCAGGCAAGTTTAGAAAGAGTGCCACAAGCAGCAGCACTTCCCGATCCGAGTGTTTCTCTGGGTTATTTTATATTGCCTGTAGAAACCCGATTAGGTCCACAAAGGGTAAAGCTTTCTGTAAATCAACAGTTTCCTTGGTTTGGTACTTTAAAAGCGAGAAAAGACCTTGCTTCTCAACAGGCAGCGCTTGAGTATGCTAAATTCGAATCATTAAAAAACGATTTGTTCTTCGATGTTAGAAAGCTGTATTATGAAATCTATGGCATTTCTCAGCAAATCAGTTTGAGAAAAAACATGCTTGAAATTCAGAAAAGTATGGAAAACATCGCTTTGGAAGCTTATAAAAATGATTTGCAGAATCTTTCGGAAGTACTCAAATTACAAATGGATATCAGAGAGAATGAAACTGCTATTCAAAACCTGAAAGCTGATCTTTCGAGCAACTATATTTTACTTTCTGAAAAAACTGGACAAAGACCTTCTCAAAACCAGCAAATTCAACTTTCAGTAGCTGATACATTACAGACTTCACCTTTACTTTTTACACTTGAAGTTTTACAAGGTTCAGCGAGAAATAGTAACCCAAAAGCTTTTGCCATGCTACAAGATGTTTCTGTGGAAGACAAGGCTTTTAGTGTAGCCAAGCAAGATAGCAAAGCTAAAATTGGTACTGGTTTAGACTATGGCATTTTAGGACAAAGAACGGATGCGAATCCAGAAAATAACGGTAGAGATATTTTAATGCCGATGGTGAGTGTGAGTATTCCAATTTTCAACAAAGAAAAATATCAGGCTCAACAGCAAGAAGTAGTTCTGAAAAAAGAAAGCAAACAATCAGATTATGAAGCTTTTATCAATCAACTAGAAGCAGAAATTGCCAAAGCTTGGACTGAATATAAAAATGCTGATAGAAATCTAAAACTGATACAAGAACAGCAGGAAACTTTATCACAAATAGAAAGACTTACAACTAGTCGCTATAGCAATACTGAAGCTGGTTATAATGAAATTCTGACTGTTAAGTTGGCTAAAATCAAACTCGATCTAGACAAAGCAAAGCTATCAGTTCAACTGGCTGTAGCCAAAGCAAAACTGCAACAACTTTGTGGAATTGAAAGATTATAA
- a CDS encoding TlpA family protein disulfide reductase: MNPDLLKTYYSITKIKIAKHWFFLSLLAGLAFSCSNENQVEQHLSDLKLVDLNGKVISPKELEGKKVFLNLWATNCRPCIQEMPSIKSAAEELKNDNYIFLAASEESIDEIKKFASSKDFGLDLIQIQTPVTKLGASALPHTLIFNEDGELIYQHTGAATWDNPEMLTKLFSL; encoded by the coding sequence ATGAACCCTGATCTATTAAAAACCTATTATTCAATTACAAAAATCAAGATTGCCAAACATTGGTTTTTCTTGAGCTTACTAGCTGGATTAGCTTTTTCATGTAGTAACGAAAACCAAGTTGAGCAACATTTGTCAGACCTCAAATTGGTTGATTTAAATGGAAAAGTTATATCACCAAAAGAACTGGAAGGCAAAAAAGTATTTCTCAATTTATGGGCAACCAATTGCAGGCCTTGTATTCAAGAAATGCCTTCAATTAAAAGCGCTGCAGAAGAATTAAAGAATGATAATTATATCTTTCTTGCTGCTTCTGAAGAAAGTATTGATGAAATTAAGAAATTTGCTAGTAGTAAAGATTTTGGATTAGACCTTATACAGATTCAAACTCCTGTAACAAAACTGGGAGCTTCAGCACTGCCTCATACACTCATCTTTAATGAAGATGGCGAGCTGATTTATCAGCATACTGGGGCTGCTACTTGGGATAATCCAGAGATGCTAACTAAACTATTTTCATTGTAA